The Blastococcus sp. HT6-4 genome window below encodes:
- a CDS encoding FGGY family carbohydrate kinase → MGEVFLGADLGTSGLKLVALDGAGRVVAGAEAGYEHDRPAPGRAQIDVRRWREAFDAACSELAPALAGAPVRALGLSGQMHGAVLVDGGGRALHPALLWPDARATAELARWRGLAPADRAALANPLVPGMTGPLLAWLTAHEPAAVERAAAVLLPKDAFRAELVPGGPLVTDRSDASATLLWDVVADGWSPAAAAAAGVPPRLLPEVRPADQVAGVARLPFGDVPVVVGGADTPLALLAAGTATGLQVNLGTGAQVLRPGWSPRPADDPPVHGYADVDGGWYAMAALRNGGSAWAWVCGVLGLSWDGLFGAAASVPDAGGAVFRPFLTGERGGVAGPEDRGGWDGLHPGTTRAHLARAAVEGVVRAVGAATALLEVPGDGAPVVLTGGGGRAGVVQQLLADELGRPVRFLALRSASAVGAALLAARGSGADVAVRHAWGPLVEPRP, encoded by the coding sequence GTGGGGGAGGTGTTCCTCGGCGCGGACCTGGGCACCAGCGGGCTCAAGCTCGTCGCGCTGGACGGGGCGGGCCGCGTGGTCGCCGGGGCCGAGGCCGGCTACGAGCACGACCGGCCGGCGCCCGGCCGGGCGCAGATCGACGTGCGCAGGTGGCGCGAGGCCTTCGACGCCGCGTGCAGCGAGCTGGCCCCCGCGCTGGCCGGCGCCCCGGTGCGGGCCCTGGGGCTGTCGGGGCAGATGCACGGCGCCGTCCTGGTCGACGGCGGCGGGCGCGCGCTGCACCCGGCGCTGCTGTGGCCGGATGCGCGGGCGACGGCGGAGCTGGCGCGCTGGCGCGGCCTCGCCCCCGCCGACCGCGCCGCGCTGGCCAACCCGCTGGTGCCGGGGATGACCGGCCCGCTGCTGGCCTGGCTGACCGCCCACGAACCGGCGGCCGTCGAGCGGGCGGCGGCGGTGCTGCTGCCGAAGGACGCGTTCCGCGCCGAGCTGGTGCCCGGCGGCCCGCTGGTGACCGACCGCAGCGACGCCTCGGCGACGCTGCTGTGGGACGTCGTCGCCGACGGCTGGTCTCCGGCGGCGGCCGCGGCGGCCGGCGTGCCGCCCCGCCTGCTGCCGGAGGTGCGCCCGGCGGACCAGGTGGCCGGCGTCGCGCGGCTGCCGTTCGGGGACGTGCCCGTGGTGGTCGGCGGTGCGGACACCCCGCTGGCGCTGCTGGCCGCGGGGACGGCGACCGGCCTGCAGGTGAACCTCGGCACCGGGGCGCAGGTCCTGCGCCCCGGCTGGTCGCCGCGCCCCGCCGACGACCCCCCGGTGCACGGCTACGCGGACGTCGACGGCGGCTGGTACGCGATGGCGGCGCTGCGCAACGGCGGCTCGGCCTGGGCGTGGGTGTGCGGCGTCCTCGGCCTGTCCTGGGACGGGCTCTTCGGGGCGGCCGCGTCGGTGCCCGACGCCGGCGGAGCGGTCTTCCGGCCGTTCCTCACCGGGGAACGGGGTGGGGTCGCCGGTCCGGAGGACCGCGGCGGGTGGGACGGGCTGCACCCGGGCACGACCCGCGCGCACCTGGCCCGGGCGGCGGTGGAGGGGGTCGTGCGGGCCGTCGGTGCGGCGACGGCGCTGCTCGAGGTCCCCGGCGACGGCGCGCCGGTGGTGCTCACCGGCGGTGGGGGTCGCGCCGGCGTCGTCCAGCAGCTGCTCGCCGACGAGCTGGGGCGTCCGGTCCGGTTCCTGGCGCTGCGGTCCGCCTCGGCGGTCGGCGCGGCCCTGCTGGCCGCGCGGGGGAGCGGGGCCGACGTCGCGGTCCGGCACGCCTGGGGGCCGCTGGTCGAGCCCCGCCCCTGA
- a CDS encoding aldo/keto reductase, with protein sequence MSASPLPPVGTRTLGRDGLVVSSLGLGCMGMSQMYGTADRAESIATVHRALDLGVTFLDTSDVYGSGHNEELVGEAIAGRRDEVQLATKFSLSHNDRGGMDIDGRPANVRACAEASLRRLGVDTIDLYYQHRVDPRVPIEDTVGAMADLVREGKVRHLGLSEASAASIRRAAAVHPIAALQSEWSLWTRDLEGEVVGVAREHGIGIVPFSPLGRGFLTGAITSPDDFAEDDWRRTHPRFTGAAFETNLRLVDAVRRIAAEKEVTPGQLALAWVMAQGDDVVPIPGTKRRSYLEENVGAAAVELSTDDLARLDVIAPPGAAVGGRYADSSYTYGDSPER encoded by the coding sequence ATGTCTGCCTCGCCGCTGCCTCCCGTCGGTACCCGCACGCTCGGCCGCGACGGCCTGGTCGTCTCGTCCCTCGGCCTGGGCTGCATGGGGATGAGCCAGATGTACGGGACGGCCGACCGTGCCGAGTCGATCGCCACCGTGCACCGGGCCCTCGACCTCGGCGTCACCTTCCTCGACACCTCCGACGTCTACGGCAGCGGCCACAACGAGGAGCTCGTCGGCGAGGCGATCGCCGGACGCCGCGACGAGGTGCAGCTGGCGACGAAGTTCTCCCTGTCGCACAACGACCGCGGCGGCATGGACATCGACGGGCGGCCGGCGAACGTGCGGGCCTGCGCCGAGGCGAGCCTGCGCCGGCTCGGCGTCGACACCATCGACCTGTACTACCAGCACCGGGTCGACCCGCGGGTGCCGATCGAGGACACCGTCGGCGCGATGGCCGACCTCGTCCGGGAGGGCAAGGTGCGCCACCTCGGACTCTCGGAGGCCAGCGCGGCGTCGATCCGGCGCGCCGCCGCGGTGCACCCGATCGCCGCCCTGCAGAGCGAGTGGTCGCTGTGGACCCGCGACCTCGAGGGAGAGGTCGTCGGCGTCGCCCGCGAGCACGGGATCGGCATCGTGCCGTTCAGCCCGCTGGGCCGCGGGTTCCTCACCGGCGCGATCACCAGCCCCGACGACTTCGCCGAGGACGACTGGCGCCGCACGCACCCCCGGTTCACCGGTGCGGCGTTCGAGACCAACCTGCGGCTGGTCGACGCCGTCCGCCGGATCGCGGCGGAGAAGGAGGTGACCCCCGGGCAGCTGGCGCTGGCCTGGGTCATGGCCCAGGGCGACGACGTCGTCCCCATCCCCGGCACGAAGCGGCGCAGCTACCTGGAGGAGAACGTCGGCGCCGCCGCGGTCGAGCTCTCCACCGACGACCTCGCGCGTCTCGACGTCATCGCCCCGCCGGGCGCCGCGGTCGGCGGCCGGTACGCCGACAGCTCCTACACCTACGGCGACAGCCCGGAGCGCTGA
- a CDS encoding phosphatase PAP2 family protein — MGTPDSGGGPARAPARRRGHRRRAVLAVVLVAGYVALAVAVLTGSPLVALDLAALRWEPAARWPQLEPLLSSWVLLGQRLVCLLVIGGWLAVRFARDRDPRPLLVVAATTLLLNATVGAAKTAFGRLGPLQLGEGAVLPGAAEVFTDGMVFPSGHAANAVAMWGMVAYLGARYRRAAPVLVALVALGVGATTVYLGTHWISDVLAGWIAGALVLLALPAVSSLADRVGRRRPGRARVGAGSAGPVRGRLSPSPSGAWARDAA; from the coding sequence GTGGGCACGCCGGACTCGGGAGGCGGTCCGGCGAGGGCGCCCGCGCGGCGACGCGGGCACCGCCGACGGGCCGTGCTCGCCGTGGTGCTCGTGGCGGGCTACGTCGCGCTCGCCGTTGCCGTCCTCACCGGGTCACCGCTGGTGGCGCTGGACCTCGCGGCCCTCCGCTGGGAGCCGGCCGCCCGCTGGCCGCAGCTGGAGCCGCTGCTGTCCTCCTGGGTCCTGCTCGGGCAGCGGCTGGTGTGCCTCCTGGTCATCGGCGGCTGGCTGGCCGTGCGGTTCGCACGGGACCGGGATCCGAGGCCGCTGCTGGTGGTGGCGGCCACGACGCTGCTGCTGAACGCCACCGTGGGGGCGGCGAAGACGGCCTTCGGGCGGCTCGGGCCGCTGCAGCTGGGGGAGGGCGCCGTGCTGCCCGGGGCCGCCGAGGTCTTCACCGACGGCATGGTCTTCCCCTCCGGCCACGCCGCCAACGCGGTCGCCATGTGGGGGATGGTCGCCTACCTGGGCGCCCGGTACCGCCGGGCCGCCCCGGTCCTGGTCGCACTCGTCGCGCTCGGCGTCGGCGCGACCACCGTCTACCTCGGCACCCACTGGATCAGCGACGTCCTGGCCGGCTGGATCGCCGGGGCGCTGGTGCTCCTCGCGCTGCCCGCCGTCAGCTCGCTCGCCGACCGCGTCGGCCGTCGCCGGCCGGGGCGCGCACGCGTGGGAGCCGGCTCTGCGGGCCCGGTGCGCGGCCGGCTGTCGCCGTCGCCGTCCGGGGCCTGGGCCCGGGACGCCGCCTGA
- a CDS encoding SRPBCC family protein encodes MSSRSASPGLRRTARVLGLASTGLGVAMLRNPVGVARASGVDDSPTALSVIPVVGARELLHALPLLAGRPGWAWTRIAGDAMDLTAMGVALAHRSGDRRRRLRAATVAVGGLAALDLLTAARSRRRGPARDLLPGSAPWKGAIDVSAATTVNKTPEQVYRYWRDFSRLPDFMAHVREVRTLDDGQRSHWVAEAPGRRTVEWDAELVEDRPGELIRWRSLPGAGIENAGSVEFRPAPGRQGTEVRVRLAYAQPGGRLGKVVAGLFGESPEQQVRDDLTRSKQVLETGQVVRSEGSPEGPLAARLTHQRPATARS; translated from the coding sequence ATGAGCTCCCGCTCCGCCAGCCCCGGCCTGCGCCGCACCGCGCGCGTCCTGGGCCTGGCCAGCACCGGCCTCGGCGTCGCCATGCTCCGGAACCCGGTGGGCGTCGCCCGCGCGTCCGGCGTCGACGACTCGCCCACCGCGCTGTCGGTGATCCCGGTGGTCGGCGCGCGCGAACTGCTGCACGCCCTCCCGCTGCTCGCCGGCCGCCCGGGCTGGGCCTGGACCCGGATCGCCGGGGACGCGATGGACCTCACCGCCATGGGCGTCGCGCTCGCGCACCGGTCCGGCGACCGCCGGCGGCGGCTGCGCGCCGCGACCGTCGCGGTCGGGGGGCTGGCCGCGCTCGACCTGCTCACCGCCGCCCGGTCGCGCCGCCGGGGACCGGCCCGGGACCTCCTGCCCGGATCGGCGCCGTGGAAGGGCGCGATCGACGTCTCCGCCGCGACCACGGTGAACAAGACGCCGGAGCAGGTCTACCGCTACTGGCGCGACTTCTCGCGCCTGCCGGACTTCATGGCGCACGTGCGGGAGGTGCGCACGCTCGACGACGGGCAGCGCTCGCACTGGGTCGCCGAGGCGCCGGGGCGGCGCACCGTCGAGTGGGACGCCGAGCTCGTCGAGGACCGCCCCGGTGAGCTGATCCGCTGGCGCTCGCTGCCCGGCGCCGGCATCGAGAACGCCGGCTCGGTCGAGTTCCGCCCCGCCCCCGGCCGGCAGGGCACCGAGGTGCGCGTCCGGCTGGCCTACGCGCAGCCCGGCGGCCGGCTGGGCAAGGTCGTCGCCGGGCTGTTCGGCGAGTCGCCGGAGCAGCAGGTGCGCGACGACCTCACCCGCTCCAAGCAGGTTCTCGAGACCGGGCAGGTGGTCCGCTCCGAGGGCAGCCCCGAGGGCCCCCTGGCGGCCCGGCTCACCCACCAGCGGCCCGCGACAGCTCGTTCCTGA
- a CDS encoding zinc-dependent alcohol dehydrogenase, giving the protein MRATQWMGKNHVEVNEVPDPRILNDRDAIVKVTSTAICGSDLHLFDGFIPTMKKGDILGHEFMGEVVELGRGVGNLKVGDRVVVPFPIACGACTACERGLYSVCENSNPNARMAEKLWGHSPCGIYGYSHLVGGYPGGQAEYARVPFADVGPLRVEDDLTDEQVLFLTDIFPTGYMGAEMCDIKGGDVIAVWGAGPVGLFAVASARMLGAERIVAIDRFDYRLDKAREAGATDVLNYEEVDVLDALKEITAGRGPDGCIDAAGLEATHPTTAVDAYDRAKTAVMAETERPHALREAIMACRNGGTVSIIGVYGGLMDKFPVGSLMNRSLTVRTGQAHVHRYLRPLYEKIRDGEIDPTFLISHTLPLDQAPQGYRMFRDKEDDCTKVVLKP; this is encoded by the coding sequence GTGCGCGCCACCCAGTGGATGGGCAAGAACCACGTCGAGGTCAACGAGGTCCCCGACCCGCGGATCCTCAACGACCGCGACGCCATCGTGAAGGTCACCTCGACCGCCATCTGCGGCTCCGACCTGCACCTGTTCGACGGGTTCATCCCGACGATGAAGAAGGGCGACATCCTCGGCCACGAGTTCATGGGCGAGGTGGTCGAGCTCGGCAGGGGCGTCGGCAACCTGAAGGTCGGCGACCGGGTCGTCGTGCCGTTCCCGATCGCGTGCGGCGCGTGCACCGCCTGCGAGCGCGGCCTCTACTCGGTCTGCGAGAACTCCAACCCGAACGCCCGGATGGCCGAGAAGCTGTGGGGCCACTCGCCCTGCGGCATCTACGGCTACTCGCACCTGGTCGGTGGCTACCCCGGTGGGCAGGCCGAGTACGCCCGCGTGCCGTTCGCCGATGTCGGCCCGCTGAGGGTCGAGGACGACCTGACCGACGAGCAGGTGCTGTTCCTCACCGACATCTTCCCGACCGGGTACATGGGTGCGGAGATGTGCGACATCAAGGGCGGCGACGTCATCGCCGTCTGGGGAGCCGGCCCGGTCGGTCTGTTCGCCGTCGCGAGCGCCAGGATGCTGGGCGCGGAGCGGATCGTCGCCATCGACCGGTTCGACTACCGGCTGGACAAGGCGCGCGAGGCCGGCGCCACCGACGTCCTCAACTACGAGGAGGTCGACGTCCTGGACGCGCTGAAGGAGATCACCGCCGGCCGCGGCCCCGACGGGTGCATCGACGCCGCGGGTCTGGAGGCCACCCACCCCACCACCGCCGTCGACGCCTACGACCGGGCCAAGACCGCGGTCATGGCCGAGACCGAGCGGCCGCACGCGCTGCGGGAGGCGATCATGGCCTGCCGCAACGGGGGCACGGTCTCGATCATCGGCGTCTACGGCGGGCTCATGGACAAGTTCCCGGTCGGCTCGCTGATGAACCGGTCGCTGACCGTCCGGACCGGCCAGGCGCACGTGCACCGCTACCTGCGCCCGCTGTACGAGAAGATCCGCGACGGCGAGATCGACCCGACGTTCCTCATCTCGCACACCCTGCCGCTCGACCAGGCACCGCAGGGGTACCGGATGTTCCGGGACAAGGAGGACGACTGCACGAAGGTCGTCCTGAAGCCCTGA
- a CDS encoding cystathionine beta-synthase encodes MQYAESVVDLVGDTPLVKLSSVTRDLGPDAPLVLAKVEYLNPGGSVKDRIAVRMVDAAEADGLLEPGGTIVEPTSGNTGIGLALVAQQRGYRCIFVCPDKVGQEKINVLKAYGAEVVVCPTAVDPADPRSYYSVSDRLSRETPGAWKPDQYSNPNNPRSHYETTGPEIWAQTEGRITHFVTGAGTGGTISGVGRYLKEASGGRVQVIGADPEGSVYSGGTGRPYLVEGVGEDFWPATYDRDVADEIVAVSDGDSFAMTRRLAREEGLLVGGSCGMAVVAALRVAERLTKDDVLVVLLPDGGRGYLNKIFNDAWMADYGFLEATGGETVGELLHTKSGATPTLVHTHPNETVRDAIDILREYGVSQLPVVRAEPPVTAGEVVGSIDEKTLLDALFAGRASLADRVEKHMSPPLPIVGSGEAVSAAVAQLGSADALLVHVDGKPAGVVTRQDVLGHLAGVTR; translated from the coding sequence GTGCAGTACGCCGAGTCCGTCGTGGACCTGGTCGGCGACACCCCGCTGGTGAAGCTGTCGTCGGTGACCCGCGACCTGGGTCCCGACGCGCCGCTCGTGCTGGCCAAGGTCGAGTACCTCAACCCGGGCGGCTCGGTGAAGGACCGGATCGCCGTCCGCATGGTCGACGCGGCGGAGGCCGACGGCCTGCTGGAGCCCGGCGGCACGATCGTGGAGCCGACCAGCGGCAACACCGGCATCGGCCTGGCCCTGGTCGCCCAGCAGCGCGGCTACCGCTGCATCTTCGTCTGCCCCGACAAGGTCGGCCAGGAGAAGATCAACGTGCTCAAGGCCTACGGGGCCGAGGTGGTGGTCTGCCCGACCGCCGTCGACCCCGCCGACCCGCGGTCGTACTACTCGGTGTCCGACCGGCTCAGCCGGGAGACGCCGGGCGCCTGGAAGCCCGACCAGTACTCGAATCCCAACAACCCGCGCTCGCACTACGAGACGACCGGGCCCGAGATCTGGGCGCAGACCGAGGGCCGGATCACCCACTTCGTCACCGGTGCCGGCACGGGCGGGACGATCAGCGGCGTCGGCCGCTACCTCAAGGAGGCCTCCGGCGGCCGGGTCCAGGTCATCGGCGCCGACCCCGAGGGCTCGGTGTACTCCGGCGGCACCGGCCGCCCCTACCTCGTCGAGGGCGTCGGCGAGGACTTCTGGCCCGCCACCTACGACCGGGACGTCGCCGACGAGATCGTCGCCGTCTCCGACGGCGACTCCTTCGCCATGACCCGCCGGCTGGCCCGCGAGGAGGGGCTGCTGGTCGGGGGCTCCTGCGGCATGGCGGTGGTGGCCGCGCTGCGCGTGGCCGAGCGGCTGACGAAGGACGACGTCCTCGTGGTGCTGCTGCCCGACGGCGGCCGCGGCTACCTGAACAAGATCTTCAACGACGCGTGGATGGCCGACTACGGCTTCCTCGAGGCCACCGGCGGCGAGACCGTCGGCGAGCTGCTGCACACCAAGTCCGGTGCGACGCCGACCCTGGTGCACACCCACCCGAACGAGACCGTCCGCGACGCCATCGACATCCTGCGCGAGTACGGGGTCAGCCAGCTGCCCGTCGTCCGGGCCGAGCCGCCGGTGACCGCCGGCGAGGTCGTCGGCTCCATCGACGAGAAGACGCTGCTCGACGCGCTCTTCGCCGGCCGGGCCTCGCTCGCCGACCGGGTGGAGAAGCACATGAGCCCGCCGCTGCCGATCGTCGGCTCGGGCGAGGCGGTCAGCGCCGCGGTCGCGCAGCTCGGGTCGGCCGACGCGCTGCTGGTGCACGTCGACGGCAAGCCGGCCGGCGTCGTCACCCGGCAGGACGTGCTGGGGCACCTCGCGGGGGTGACCCGGTGA
- a CDS encoding cystathionine gamma-synthase, with product MSGFDTRAIHAGQEPDPATGAVIPPLHLTTTYKQDGVGGLRGGYEYSRSGNPTRDALHEALAALEEGTTALAFASGLAAEDTLLRTACRSGDHVVLGGDAYGGTFRLISRVLSEWGLEHTPVDLDDADALRAAIRPTTRVVWCETPSNPLLNITDIERTAAVAHEAGALLVVDNTFASPYLQRPLTLGADVVVHSTTKYLGGHSDVVGGALVTRDAALGEQLAYNHNAMGAVASPFDSWLVLRSLKTLGVRMDRHCANAARIAEFLVGRSEVASVLYPGLPDHPGHDIAARQMSGFGGMLSFRLRGGEEAALEVCERTQLFTLAESLGGVESLIEHPGRMTHASAAGSPLEVPADLVRLSVGIEDADDLLADLEQALG from the coding sequence GTGAGCGGCTTCGACACCCGGGCCATCCACGCCGGGCAGGAGCCCGACCCGGCCACCGGCGCGGTGATCCCCCCGCTGCACCTGACCACCACCTACAAGCAGGACGGCGTCGGCGGGCTGCGCGGCGGCTACGAGTACAGCCGCAGCGGCAACCCGACCCGCGACGCGCTGCACGAGGCGCTGGCCGCGCTGGAGGAGGGCACGACGGCGCTGGCGTTCGCCTCCGGGCTCGCCGCGGAGGACACCCTCCTGCGCACCGCCTGCCGGTCCGGCGACCACGTCGTCCTCGGCGGTGACGCCTACGGCGGCACGTTCCGGCTGATCTCCCGCGTGCTGTCGGAGTGGGGCCTGGAGCACACCCCGGTCGACCTCGACGACGCCGACGCCCTGCGCGCCGCGATCCGCCCCACGACGCGGGTCGTCTGGTGCGAGACGCCCAGCAACCCCCTGCTGAACATCACCGACATCGAGCGCACGGCGGCGGTCGCGCACGAGGCCGGCGCGCTGCTCGTCGTCGACAACACCTTCGCCTCGCCCTACCTGCAGCGGCCGCTCACCCTGGGCGCGGACGTCGTCGTGCACTCGACCACGAAGTACCTGGGTGGGCACTCCGACGTGGTGGGGGGCGCACTCGTCACGCGGGATGCCGCCCTCGGCGAGCAGCTGGCGTACAACCACAACGCGATGGGCGCGGTCGCGAGCCCGTTCGACTCCTGGCTGGTGCTGCGCAGCCTCAAGACGCTCGGCGTCCGGATGGACCGGCACTGCGCCAACGCGGCGCGGATCGCGGAGTTCCTGGTCGGCCGGTCCGAGGTCGCCTCGGTGCTCTACCCGGGGTTGCCCGACCACCCGGGGCACGACATCGCGGCACGGCAGATGTCCGGCTTCGGCGGGATGCTCTCGTTCCGGCTGCGCGGCGGCGAGGAGGCGGCGCTCGAGGTCTGCGAGCGGACGCAGCTGTTCACGCTGGCCGAGTCGCTCGGCGGCGTCGAGTCGCTGATCGAGCACCCGGGCCGGATGACCCACGCCAGCGCCGCCGGCTCGCCGCTGGAGGTGCCGGCGGACCTGGTGCGGCTCTCGGTCGGCATCGAGGACGCCGACGACCTGCTGGCCGACCTCGAGCAGGCGCTGGGCTGA
- a CDS encoding antibiotic biosynthesis monooxygenase, translating into MILEHAELSVTPGREAEFEAAFRSAAPIISASPGFRRLLLSRCVERENVFLLLVEWNSVEDHTEGFRGSPGYQEWRRLLHSFYEPFPVVEHFRPLFIVGPTPTAA; encoded by the coding sequence GTGATCCTCGAGCATGCAGAGCTGTCCGTGACACCTGGCCGCGAGGCCGAGTTCGAGGCGGCGTTCCGGTCCGCTGCCCCGATCATCTCCGCGTCGCCGGGCTTCCGGCGGCTGCTGCTGTCCCGGTGCGTGGAGCGGGAGAACGTCTTCCTCCTGCTCGTCGAGTGGAACAGCGTGGAGGACCACACCGAGGGATTCCGCGGGTCACCGGGGTACCAGGAGTGGCGGCGCCTGCTGCACTCCTTCTACGAACCGTTCCCGGTGGTCGAGCACTTCCGCCCGCTGTTCATCGTCGGGCCGACCCCGACGGCGGCCTGA
- the map gene encoding type I methionyl aminopeptidase yields the protein MIELRTPGELDAMRAAGAVVADMHAAVRALAAPGVRLTQLDAVARDVLADAGATSPFLGYAPLHTTPPFPGVLCLSVNDVALHGIPTPYELEDGDLLSVDAGAVLDGWVGDAAITFPVGTPRPEDLELVATAERALAAGIAAAVVGNRVGDISAAIGAVGRAGGCGINTDQGGHGVGRTMHEAPSVPNEGRAGRGVPLRAGLVIAIEPWFLAGGSDDYTVDADGWTLRSADGSRAAHVEHTVAVTADGPRILTAPR from the coding sequence GTGATCGAACTGCGGACCCCTGGTGAACTGGATGCCATGCGAGCCGCCGGCGCCGTGGTCGCCGACATGCACGCCGCGGTGCGGGCGCTCGCGGCACCGGGCGTGCGGCTGACCCAGCTCGACGCCGTGGCCCGCGACGTGCTGGCCGACGCCGGCGCCACCTCGCCCTTCCTCGGCTACGCGCCGCTGCACACCACCCCGCCGTTTCCCGGTGTGCTGTGCCTGTCGGTGAACGACGTCGCGCTGCACGGCATCCCGACGCCCTACGAACTGGAGGACGGTGACCTGCTCAGCGTGGACGCCGGCGCCGTCCTGGACGGGTGGGTCGGGGACGCGGCGATCACCTTCCCGGTGGGTACGCCGCGGCCGGAGGACCTCGAGCTGGTGGCGACCGCCGAGCGCGCGCTGGCGGCGGGCATCGCGGCGGCGGTCGTCGGCAACCGGGTAGGCGACATCTCCGCGGCGATCGGCGCGGTCGGCCGGGCCGGCGGGTGCGGCATCAACACCGACCAGGGCGGTCACGGGGTGGGCCGCACCATGCACGAGGCGCCGTCCGTGCCCAACGAGGGCCGGGCCGGGCGCGGGGTCCCGCTGCGCGCCGGCCTGGTGATCGCGATCGAGCCGTGGTTCCTCGCCGGCGGCTCCGACGACTACACGGTGGACGCCGACGGCTGGACGCTGCGCAGCGCCGACGGCAGCCGCGCCGCGCACGTCGAGCACACCGTCGCCGTCACCGCCGACGGCCCCCGCATCCTCACCGCCCCGCGCTGA
- a CDS encoding glycosyltransferase, producing the protein MTVVVATRDRRDPLLRSLDHLAGPGLPPVVVVDNGSSDGTPAAVRERHPAVTVVELPANAGAVARTSGVRRAGTPYVAFADDDSWWEPGALDRAADLLDAHPQVALVAGRVRMAADGSVDAVTRKHRAAVLGVTPGNPGPDVLSFPAFATVVRRDAYLSAGGFAPLLFFGGEEHLLALDLAAAGWQQVYADDVVAWHDPAGPPAVSPRRWALQTRNDLLVDWLRRPLPVALAATARLARRARTDPAARAALRGWARRLPAALRQRRPVPRDVERRFAAAQRPLSAPAAR; encoded by the coding sequence GTGACCGTCGTCGTCGCCACCCGCGACCGCCGCGACCCGCTGCTCCGCAGCCTCGACCACCTCGCGGGCCCGGGCCTGCCGCCGGTGGTCGTGGTCGACAACGGCTCCTCCGACGGCACACCCGCCGCCGTCCGCGAACGGCACCCGGCGGTGACCGTGGTGGAGCTGCCCGCCAACGCCGGGGCGGTGGCGCGGACGTCGGGGGTCCGGCGTGCCGGCACGCCGTACGTGGCCTTCGCCGACGACGACTCCTGGTGGGAACCGGGCGCCCTGGACCGGGCCGCCGACCTGCTGGACGCCCATCCGCAGGTCGCGCTGGTCGCCGGCCGGGTGCGGATGGCCGCCGACGGGTCGGTCGACGCGGTCACGCGCAAGCACCGGGCCGCCGTCCTCGGGGTCACGCCGGGGAACCCGGGGCCCGACGTGCTGAGCTTCCCCGCCTTCGCCACGGTGGTGCGGCGCGACGCGTACCTGTCGGCCGGCGGGTTCGCGCCGCTGTTGTTCTTCGGCGGCGAGGAGCACCTGCTGGCGCTCGACCTCGCGGCGGCGGGCTGGCAGCAGGTCTACGCCGACGACGTCGTCGCCTGGCACGACCCGGCCGGTCCCCCCGCCGTGTCCCCGCGGCGCTGGGCGCTGCAGACCCGCAACGACCTGTTGGTCGACTGGCTGCGCCGGCCGCTCCCCGTCGCGCTCGCCGCCACCGCGCGGCTGGCCCGCCGGGCCCGCACCGACCCGGCGGCCAGGGCCGCCCTCCGCGGCTGGGCCCGCCGGCTGCCGGCCGCGCTGCGGCAGCGGCGGCCGGTCCCGCGCGACGTCGAGCGCCGGTTCGCGGCGGCGCAGCGGCCGCTCAGCGCCCCAGCTGCCCGGTGA
- a CDS encoding polysaccharide pyruvyl transferase family protein produces the protein MRVLVAGWFSFDEVIATVGDELGADAVVRWLTDLGIDHDVAWAPYLGRGVHWRDVDPADYTHLLFTTGPVGDLAPLPELTAAFAGARRWAVNVSVVDDVAPTLFDAILERDARGVARPDLAIEGPAPEVPVLAVAFAPVQGEYGDRSRADRVRGVVEEWLAARALPWFPIDTDLYDKPHPRRPAQVEALLRRADVVLSMRLHGMVLGLKHGRPVIACDAVSGGAKVTGQAEALGWPLLLAADEVTAEALDGALARCLSGELTAAVAEAQRRGVAGNERAREWLTGQLGR, from the coding sequence ATGCGCGTTCTCGTGGCCGGGTGGTTCAGCTTCGACGAGGTGATCGCCACCGTCGGCGACGAGCTGGGAGCCGACGCCGTCGTGCGCTGGCTCACCGACCTGGGCATCGACCACGACGTCGCCTGGGCGCCGTACCTCGGCCGTGGCGTGCACTGGCGCGACGTCGATCCGGCCGACTACACGCACCTGCTGTTCACCACCGGGCCGGTCGGGGACCTGGCGCCCCTGCCCGAGCTGACCGCCGCGTTCGCCGGCGCCCGGCGCTGGGCGGTGAACGTCTCCGTCGTCGACGACGTCGCCCCGACGCTGTTCGACGCGATCCTGGAGCGCGACGCCCGGGGGGTCGCCCGACCGGACCTGGCCATCGAGGGGCCCGCGCCCGAGGTCCCCGTGCTGGCGGTCGCCTTCGCGCCGGTGCAGGGCGAGTACGGCGACCGCAGCCGCGCCGACCGGGTCCGCGGCGTCGTCGAGGAGTGGCTGGCGGCCCGCGCGCTGCCGTGGTTCCCGATCGACACCGACCTGTACGACAAGCCGCACCCGCGGCGGCCGGCTCAGGTCGAGGCGCTGCTCCGGCGCGCCGACGTGGTGCTGAGCATGCGCCTGCACGGCATGGTCCTGGGGCTGAAGCACGGGCGTCCGGTCATCGCCTGCGACGCCGTCTCCGGGGGCGCGAAGGTCACCGGCCAGGCCGAGGCGCTGGGCTGGCCGCTGCTGCTGGCCGCGGACGAGGTGACGGCCGAGGCCCTCGACGGCGCTCTCGCCCGCTGCCTGTCCGGGGAGCTGACCGCCGCGGTGGCGGAGGCGCAGCGGCGTGGGGTGGCCGGCAACGAGCGGGCGCGGGAGTGGCTCACCGGGCAGCTGGGGCGCTGA